DNA from Microbacterium foliorum:
GCCGTCACCTTGACCCCGGGCTCGATCACGGGCGTCGACGGCGTCATCGACGTGCTCGGCTACGGCACCTCGAACACCTTCGAGAAGACCGCGGCGACGCCCCCCACCGGCAACACCGACGTCAAGTCGCTGAACCGCACCGAGGGCAAGGACACCGACGACAACCGCGCGGACTTCGCGCTCTCGGCGACCATCACTCCGCAGAACTCCGGAGGCACGGATCCCGGCACCGACCCGGGAACCGACCCCGGCACCGACCCGGCCGCCGTGTCGATCGCCGAGGTGCAGGGCACGACCGATGTCTCGCCGCTGAACGGCCAGACCGTCACGGTGCAGGGCATCGTCACGGCCGACCACCGCACCGGCGGGTACAAGGGCATCGTCATCCAGACCCAGGGGTCGGGCGGCGCCACCGATGCGACCCCCGGTGCCTCCGACGGTGTCTTCGTGTTCCTGAACGCCCTGGCCCCCACGCTCGAGATCGGCGATCTCGTGTCGGTCACCGGAGGGGTCAGCGAGTACTTCGGGCAGACGCAGATCAACCCGACCGCGCTCTCCGGCATCTCGGTCGTGCAGGCCGCGGTGGGCGTTCCCGAGGTGACGCCGCTCCCCGACACCGTGGTGGGCGCCGACCGCGAGCAGTTCGAGAACATGCTCGTGGCTCCCGAGGGCACGTACCGCGTGGCCTCCAGCCACCAGCTCTACAACTTCGGGGCGCTGTGGCTCAACGCCGGTGCAGACCTGAACGTCAAGAGCACCGAGCTCGCGCGTCCGGGCGACGAGGCGGCGGCGATCGCCGCCGCCAACCGCGCCAACCGCATCCTGCTCGACGACGGATGGTCGATCCAGGTCACCAACAACGGCCACCCCAATGACCAGCCGTACTTCACGAAGGACCTCGTGGTCCGCAACGGTGACACCGTCGACTTCAGCGACCGCGGCTACGTGCTGCAGTACGGCTTCGACGACTGGCGCCTGCAGCCGGTGGTGCCGATCGACAGCACCTCGCCCGCCGACCTGAAGGCCGGCTTCACCGCGACCAACCCGCGCAGCGACTCGGCTCCGTCGGTCGGCGGTGACGTGCAGGTGGCGTCGTTCAACGTCTTCAACTACTTCACGACGCTGAAGAGCACGAACTCGAACGCCAGAGGCGCGGCGAACGCGGCGCAGTTCGAGATCCAGAAGTCGAAGATCGTCGCCGCCATCAACGGCCTCGACGCCGAGATCGTGTCGCTGATGGAGATCGAGAACTCGATCAAGCTCGGAGGCTCTCTCGACGAGGCACTGGCCGACCTGGTCGACGGTCTCAACGACGCACTCGGCGACGACGTGTGGGACTACGTGCGCACCCCCGCCGAGTTGAACGACGCGGCGACGACCGACTTCATCACGAGCGCCATCATCTACAAGAAGGGTGCGGTCGACACGGTCGGCGACAGCCTGACGGTCAGGGATGAGAGCGTCTGGGGCAACGCCCGCGAGCCGATCGCGCAGGCGTTCGACATCGACGGACGCATCGTCACCGTGGTGGCGAACCACTTCAAGTCGAAGTCGGCGCCCGAGGGCGGCGGTGCGGAGCCGGCCGATGGTCAGGGCTTCTTCAACGCCGATCGTGTGAAGCAGGCGAACTCGCTCAAGGCCTTCACCGACGAGATCGAGCAGACCACCGGCAGCGCCGACATCCTGCTCATCGGCGACTTCAACGCCTACGCCAAGGAAGACCCGATCGACGTCTTCACCTCGGCGGGGTGGAGCGATGTCGCGCGGGAGAAGGCACCGGACCAGCACACGTACTCGTTCGACGGCGAGCTCGGCTCGCTCGACCACGTGCTGGCATCGCCGTCGCTCTCGGCATCCATCACCGGTGCGGGAGTGTGGAGCATCAACTCCCCGGAGTGGAGCGATCGCGGCTACGCGTTCGGCGCCACCGAGGCGGGGACGCCGTTCCGCTCCAGCGACCACGATCCGATCATCGTGGGCGTCTCGTCCGCGGTGCCGCCCGTCAGCATCGACGTCGTGACGATCAACGACTTCCACGGTCGTATCGAGGCCGACGGTGCCGCCGCGGGTGCCGCGGTCGTCGCCGGAGCCGTCAAGCAGTTCCGCGAGGCGAACCCGAACACGATCTTCGCCGGTGCCGGCGACCTGATCGGCGCGTCGACGTTCACGTCCTTCATCAACGACGACAACCCGACCATCGACGCGCTCAACGCGGCCGGTCTCGATGTCAGCGCGGCGGGCAACCACGAGTTCGACCAGGGCTGGGAGGACCTGCGCGACCGTGTGCAGGACCGCGCGGACTGGGAGTACATCTCGTCGAACGTCTTCCTGACCGAGACGGGCGAGCCCGCGCTCGCACCGGCCTGGGTCAAGGAGCTCGACGGCGTGCGCGTCG
Protein-coding regions in this window:
- a CDS encoding ExeM/NucH family extracellular endonuclease gives rise to the protein MMSAPDAVNHEVPGSDRRSRGRLGVLAATCVAALGASALIAAPASADVAGTGVVINEAYLSGGSAGAAFTNKFVELYNPTAAPVTLDGLSLQYRSATGTGASNGVAPLTGVIPAGGHYLVQAGSNGANGAALPAADAVSTLNPSGTNGTLALVEGTAAVTLTPGSITGVDGVIDVLGYGTSNTFEKTAATPPTGNTDVKSLNRTEGKDTDDNRADFALSATITPQNSGGTDPGTDPGTDPGTDPAAVSIAEVQGTTDVSPLNGQTVTVQGIVTADHRTGGYKGIVIQTQGSGGATDATPGASDGVFVFLNALAPTLEIGDLVSVTGGVSEYFGQTQINPTALSGISVVQAAVGVPEVTPLPDTVVGADREQFENMLVAPEGTYRVASSHQLYNFGALWLNAGADLNVKSTELARPGDEAAAIAAANRANRILLDDGWSIQVTNNGHPNDQPYFTKDLVVRNGDTVDFSDRGYVLQYGFDDWRLQPVVPIDSTSPADLKAGFTATNPRSDSAPSVGGDVQVASFNVFNYFTTLKSTNSNARGAANAAQFEIQKSKIVAAINGLDAEIVSLMEIENSIKLGGSLDEALADLVDGLNDALGDDVWDYVRTPAELNDAATTDFITSAIIYKKGAVDTVGDSLTVRDESVWGNAREPIAQAFDIDGRIVTVVANHFKSKSAPEGGGAEPADGQGFFNADRVKQANSLKAFTDEIEQTTGSADILLIGDFNAYAKEDPIDVFTSAGWSDVAREKAPDQHTYSFDGELGSLDHVLASPSLSASITGAGVWSINSPEWSDRGYAFGATEAGTPFRSSDHDPIIVGVSSAVPPVSIDVVTINDFHGRIEADGAAAGAAVVAGAVKQFREANPNTIFAGAGDLIGASTFTSFINDDNPTIDALNAAGLDVSAAGNHEFDQGWEDLRDRVQDRADWEYISSNVFLTETGEPALAPAWVKELDGVRVGFVGAVTEDLDSLVSPEGIAGLEVRSIADSVNAVADDLRDGDDSNGEADVVILLVHEGAESTELSAITPTSPLGEIVYGVDDDVDAIVSAHTHLAYNHVIDGRPVVSAGQYGENLGLMNLQVDPKTKELLSITNEIKPLTSAGQPLYPAVPEVADIVAKAKAEADVLGAVKVGDITADFNRARQSNGSENRGGESTIGNFVADVQKWSTGADIALMNPGGIRANLTYASSNANDPAGNVTYREAATVQPFANTLVTLALTGAQLKGVLEEQWQPAGSARPFLKLGVSEGLVYTYDPAAAQGSRITSITLDGTAIDPTANYTVAANSFLAAGGDNFGTFKSGAGKRDTGKIDLQSMVDWFDANKTATPDLAQRAVGVSVSAPDADGYRAGDQVTVALSSLAFSAGEQAPGEVTLSLGEAQLASGAVDPTIVDTTDEAGRASLTFAVPSGIYGAQQLTVSVAGTGTTVQVPFTIAGEEEPEQFAGTIELGSSKVAAGKKLQINGEGYVAGETVTIELQPKKGKPVEVGTVQVGVDGTFSTSVTVPKSAPSGKYTVSVAQADGDAATATVTVNRPGGIIGAILDWLWDLLTRWF